From Labrus bergylta chromosome 22, fLabBer1.1, whole genome shotgun sequence, one genomic window encodes:
- the rgp1 gene encoding RAB6A-GEF complex partner protein 2 encodes MIEVVASMSRGPVFLAGELMECLITFTNPMSHLSTSASSEMLAWASAQIHCQFHASESRVALPAQGNKQDVQAESDTVLIPSRGERGQCVLDTPPKILFCDLRLDPGESKTYSYSEMVPVDGPPSFRGQAVKYVYKLTIGCQRVNSPIKLLRVPFRVLVLQGMPEPPFPQDEEVSPSNPFLEEEEASRRDARPLERALEMLMVSTSRRCPQMFNITDSRGKVAKFCMFKTVYRLGEDIIGTFNFSEGDIPCLQYSVSLQSEEEIQQPYQRRPGQPVSVTGHGRHMESCLHTASSHFSLPVPLNVTPGFSTDTVILRWRLHFEFVTARDPMEPPIVLQNQSEVTVWTGAEHVNVDTFSWDLPIKILPTNPALASSMSHFTGTNSINI; translated from the exons ATGATCGAGGTGGTGGCCTCGATGTCCCGGGGCCCCGTGTTCCTCGCCGGGGAGCTCATGGAGTGTCTCATAACTTTCACTAACCCGATGTCCCATCTGTCCACCTCTGCCAGCAG TGAAATGCTAGCCTGGGCCAGTGCCCAAATCCACTGCCAGTTTCACGCCAGCGAGAGCCGAGTGGCCCTGCCGGCTCAGGGCAACAAACAGGACGTCCAGGCTGAGAGCGACACGGTGCTTATTCCAAGCAGAG GAGAGCGAGGGCAGTGTGTGCTGGACACTCCGCCTAAGATACTGTTCTGTGACCTGCGTCTGGACCCCGGGGAGAGTAaaacct ATTCCTACAGTGAGATGGTTCCAGTGGACGGTCCTCCTAGTTTCCGTGGTCAGGCGGTGAAATACGTCTACAAACTAACCATCGGCTGCCAGCGAGTCAACTCTCCCATCAAACTGCTCCGCGTCCCTTTCAGAGTGCTGGTTCTGCAAG GCATGCCAGAGCCTCCGTTTCCCCAGGATGAGGAAGTGTCCCCCTCTAACCCGTtcctggaggaagaggaagcgaGCCGCAGGGACGCTCGCCCCTTAGAGAGAGCTCTGGAGATGCTGATGGTCAGCACCTCCAGACGCTGCCCCC AAATGTTTAATATCACCGACAGTCGAGGGAAAGTTGCAAAGTTCTGCATGTTTAAGACGGTTTACAGACTCGGGGAGGACATCATCGGCACCTTCAACTTCTCAGAAGGAGACATTCCCTGTTTGCAG TATTCAGTGAGCCttcagagtgaggaggagatcCAGCAGCCTTACCAGCGGCGTCCTGGACAGCCTGTCAGTGTGACGGGACACGGGAGGCACATGGAGTCGTGCCTCCACACGGCCTCCAGTCACTTCTCTCTCCCCGTCCCTCTAAACGTCACACCGGGGTTCAGCACAGACACAG TGATCCTGAGGTGGCGACTTCACTTTGAGTTCGTCACGGCTCGGGATCCAATGGAACCGCCCATTGTGCTGCAGAACCAATCGGAGGTCACGGTTTGGACCGGGGCGGAGCACGTCAACGTGGATACCTTCAGCTGGGATCTTCCAATCAAAATCCTGCCCACCAACCCGGCCCTGGCATCCTCCATGTCCCACTTTACAGGGACCAACAGCATTAatatctga
- the msmp1 gene encoding prostate-associated microseminoprotein: MKMKMELTGVNWMLAAAGFLLWTSGGLAAPMECHFDSRALCVFEGRQYALGETWMDNACMQCTCLHPVGVGCCETLHRPVDFPAWCQVRVEPVTCKVSLVQTADPRLPCSPYEDMKDPSHGSLQLQQHLEG; this comes from the exons atgaagatgaagatggagCTCACAGGGGTGAACTGGATGCTTGCAGCTGCAGGGTTTCTCCTGTGGACCAGTGGAGGGCTTGCTGCACCCATGGAGTGCCACTTTGACTCCAGAG CCCTGTGCGTGTTCGAGGGGAGGCAGTACGCTCTGGGGGAAACCTGGATGGACAACGCGTGTATGCAGTGCACCTGTCTGCACCCCGTAGGAGTGGGTTGCTGTGAGAC GCTGCATCGACCGGTGGACTTCCCCGCGTGGTGCCAGGTGCGGGTGGAGCCGGTGACCTGCAAAGTGTCCCTGGTCCAGACAGCGGACCCCCGTCTGCCCTGCTCCCCATACGAGGACATGAAGGACCCGAGCCACGGatctctgcagctgcagcaacaTCTGGAGGGGTAG